From Chaetodon trifascialis isolate fChaTrf1 chromosome 1, fChaTrf1.hap1, whole genome shotgun sequence, one genomic window encodes:
- the lins1 gene encoding protein Lines homolog 1 produces the protein MKLAVSGTERRTVRERFDCLKDAFRCIQAGSCPSQSAADMADVIFSGVRGLPGQDREKAPAGYRHDSSMELTYISVTLVEKVTSSLTSQNLAPAVALYCVEILRVLFQDMDLMSQLVDHFQADDQIISHLAAKSVSTCVVHYLHQTGTVSPVWEQKCLQAFHSSPPGAELDACLWSLTEVLKRLLKGAHQGEILGKLLAAFDCSLSALCSKFLPAERSEAGQRWMDCTSSRHWGTTFCLLLDLLEVLTASSLICGAGVCLKSQRLTHLHSSALLTAVSCCSQYFVKKRALLLLKRAVLQKAGEDWALGEMLFTGQKYEHFSSDMSMLSHSVLTAVAADWLQSVQVDSASFFGGTRHIRDDGGQKPDCVMLRAVSLLLLKSVELHIQTAAGTAGVDRATEMSGYLHSLWAFLKRHSIQLMEVTHLCCWVSLLFGEQDDDMMEAAKALLSIFLHHRLCSGLDESAVLETTCASGCNPHCHFLLLLQSISFDHSILLDFLISTETCFLEYFMRYLKYLRADQQGFTAACERISASDRPLSLQTSLAASCGGDMFALTCKAEPDQAEASSCVQLACAGLRLVEYANSDESDPENMECQDEPGTSGCDKSRFSGPPLSARQKQYESSGSTGLLSQHDSTVKRRPEGSLLQVFQSEQTSRPNMAGQMTCDTSARAVLCLSELRDVVTRLQTKKLFPYNPSSLLQLLAQVLNRSQPSHLSHFNK, from the exons ATGAAGCTCGCAGTGAGCGGCACAGAGCGGCGCACCGTGAGGGAGCGCTTTGACTGTCTGAAAGATGCGTTCAGGTGTATTCAGGCGGGATCATGTCCCAGCCAGAGTGCTGCGGATATGGCGGATGTGATATTTTCCGGGGTGCGTGGATTGCCTGgccaggacagagagaaagctcCTGCAGGGTACCGCCATGACAGCAGCATGGAGCTGACCTACATCAGTGTGACTCTGGTGGAGAAGGTCACGTCCAGCTTGACGTCTCAGAACCTGGCTCCTGCAGTCGCGTTGTACTGCGTGGAAATCCTGAGGGTGCTGTTTCAAGACATGGATCTCATGTCGCAGCTT GTTGATCATTTCCAGGCTGACGACCAGATCATCTCACATCTGGCTGCCAAAAGTGTATCCACGTGCGTTGTCCATTATCTCCACCAAACT GGTACTGTCAGTCCTGTGTGGGAGCAGAAGTGTCTGCAGGCCTTCCACAGCTCGCCCCCCGGTGCTGAACTGGATGCCTGTCTgtggtcactgacagaggtctTAAAAAGACTTCTGAAAGGAGCTCATCAAG GAGAGATCCTTGGCAAACTTCTGGCAGCTTTTGACTGCAGCCTGAGTGCTCTATGTTCAAAGTTTCTCCCTGCGGAGCGATCAGAGGCAGGACAGCGTTGGATGGATTGTACCAGCAGCAGACACTGGGGAACAACGTTCTGCCTcctgctggacctgctggagGTGTTGACTGCATCCAGTTTAATATGTGGAGCTGGTGTCTGTTTGAAGAGTCAGAGATTAACCCACCTTCACTCCTCAGCACTCCTGacagctgtcagctgctgctcacagtATTTTGTCAAGAAGCGAGCGCTGCTGCTTCTAAAGAGAGCCGTGCTTCAGAAGGCTGGAGAGGACTGGGCTTTGGGAGAAATGCTGTTTACTGGACAGAAATATGAGCACTTCAGCTCTGACATGAGCATGCTGAGTCACAGCGTGTTAACAGCAGTGGCTGCTGATTGGTTACAGAGTGTTCAAGTGGATTCTGCCTCTTTCTTCGGGGGGACAAGACACATCCGAGATGATGGAGGTCAGAAACCAGACTGTGTGATGCTCAGAGCTGTCAGCCTGCTTCTTCTCAAGTCCGTGGAGCTTCACATCCAGACTGCTGCTGGAACAG CAGGTGTGGACCGTGCCACAGAGATGTCTGGGTATCTGCACAGTCTGTGGGCCTTCCTGAAGAGGCACAGCATCCAGCTGATGGAGGTCAcccacctctgctgctgggtCAGCCTGCTGTTTGGAGAACAGGACGACGACATGATGGAGGCGGCTAAAGCTTTGCTTTCTATATTCCTTCATCACAG ACTGTGTTCTGGGCTGGATGAATCTGCTGTGTTGGAGACGACCTGTGCCTCTGGCTGCAACCCTCACTGCCACTTCCTGCTTCTGCTTCAGAGCATCTCCTTCGACCACAGCATCCTCCTCGACTTCCTCATCTCCACTGAAACCTGCTTTCTGGAGTACTTTATGCGGTACCTCAAGTACCTCAGAGCTGATCAGCAGGGCTTCACTGCAGCCTGTGAACGAATCAGCGCGTCAGACCGTCCTCTCTCACTGCAGACGTCACTCGCTGCCTCATGTGGTGGTGATATGTTTGCACTGACTTGTAAAGCAGAGCCAGATCAAGCTGAAGCCAGCTCCTGTGTCCAGCTCGCATGTGCAGGGCTTCGCCTTGTAGAGTACGCTAACTCTGATGAGTCTGATCCAGAGAACATGGAGTGTCAGGATGAACCCGGGACATCTGGATGTGACAAAAGTAGATTCAGTGGACCACCACTGTCTGCCAGACAGAAACAATATGAGTCCTCTGGCTCAACAGGATTACTGAGCCAACATGATTCCACCGTGAAAAGAAGACCAGAAGGGTCTTTGCTGCAGGTGTTCCAGAGTGAGCAAACATCACGTCCAAACATGGCAGGACAGATGACCTGTGACACGTCAGCCAGAGccgtcctctgtctgtctgagctcaGGGACGTGGTGACGAGGCTGCAGACAAAGAAACTCTTCCCATACAACCCCTCCTCACTCTTACAGCTCTTAGCACAAGTGTTGAACCGTTCCCAACCATCACATCTGTCACATTTCAATAAATGA